The genomic stretch CCTTCACTTTCTCCTCCCCGGCTTTGACTCTTGAGAGACCCATCCCTGTAGGAacctcccttctctgcctctcgctgGGATCCCACCacccttctccctgtgtgtctcctcCCCCACCCGGGTCGGTCCCTCCCAGCAGGTGTCTGACTCTCCTCATCGCGCGGTCCCAGCCTTTTATTCCCTGTATCTCCCTCCACCCCCGCAGGCTGCTGCCAGCTCCCCTCCAGGCCGGGGATCCATCTCTGCTGAGAAGCCGCCTCCTTCCCTGGTGGACATCTTCGTCTCATTTACGTCCCCATCCCGGGCCTCCCCGCTGTCTCAGTAAACACTGGAAGCTCCTCTCCCTGCATGGTCCGTTGTCTCTGGTCCCTTGGTTCCCTTCTGTGACGTCACGCGGCGACTTCACACTAGGCTTGGTGCCACCATGGAGGATGAGCACCTGCGGGAGTCACACTCCCGGGAGCTCTCGCGAGAGCCTACacactacatttcccagaatcctcCGAGCATCAGGGGGCGTGGCCCCTGCACGCAAAGAGGAGGGGCCCTGTAGGGCATATTTCCGGGATTCGCCGCAGCGACCGAATTGCAGTTCTGCGTCCTCCCGGCTACAGTGGACTTCCGAGCCAAGCTCCCCGGAAGTTCCGATCCAAGCCGAAGGGCCTCGCGGGGGCCGCCGGAACCTGTAGTCCGGCACGCGGGGGCCGCTGGGAGCTGTGTGCGTCCGGCCTGGCCAGTCACAGCGCGGTGTTGCCCGCCTCGCGGTCGGAACCCACAGCCGCCGCCCAGGGGGATGCGGGAACCCCTGGTTTCGGggagcagagaggcaggaggggtgaggggcGTTGCCAGGCAACGGGCGAGCGCCGCGGTTGGGGTATGGGTCGGGGGGAAAGGCTCTGTTCCTTGGTGTCCGGGGAGGGGGTCCTGTTGCCGAGAGACAGGAGCAGGAAACCCTGTTGTTTGTGATAGGGGAGGGGAGTCTTCTGTTGCTAGGCGACTGGAGGAGACCCTGTTACCTAGAAACAGGGGAGAGGATTTCTCTATTGCTAAGAAACCAGAGGAGAGGCTTGTTACCTAGTTGGGGAGGGGGTCGTCTGTTGCTACGGAACCAGAGAAGGACCCCGTTACctagggacaggggagggggttTGCTCGGTGACCACCATCCCTTTCACTTAGGGATGTGGCAGGGGTAGCCCTCTGTTGCTAGGTGAGTAGGAGAGGCCTTTTCCTAGCAACAGGGGAGGGAGGTACCCCGTTGCCAGGAGAAGGCCTGGGGAGCCAGGGTCAGCGGCCCAGTGTCCCCTTGGGCTGCCCTGAGCCCCCACTTCAACGGCAGTGCCCCCCAGACCTGCTGGCAGGTTGGGCCTCCAGATCCCAGGCCCCCAAGTACCTTCTTCCCTCGCCCCCAAGCAGGAGCCGAGGACGGCatgtcccaggccccaggagcacAGCCGAGCCGGCCCTCGGTTTATCACGAACGGCAACGCCTGGAGCTGTGTGCCGTCCACGCCCTTAACAACGTCCTGCAGCAGCAGCTCTTTAGCCAGGAGGCTGCCGATGAGATCTGCAAGAGGTGACCGTCACCCGCCCTAACCCCTGGAGAAGCAGGGTTCGGGAGCAGAGCGACCCAACCAGGTCTCACAGCAAGGCAGGGACAGAGCCCCGGGCCTTCCAACACCCACCTGGGGAACCCTGAGCCTGGGACATGGAGATGTTGCTGCCCACACCTGCCCTTCACCATGGCCACGCCACTGCCCCAGCTCAGACCTCACCTTCCCTTATCTGGATCCTCATCCTCACatcccctccagcctcccagctTCTGGATTTTCCCCGCCTGTCCACACTATACACAGTGCCAACCCCGCCCTCCTCTGCTCACAGCCCTCACACCGCTCCTCAGCAGCCCTGGGAGAAGTCCCAAGTCCTGCAGCCTAATACCCCAGGCCCTGCATGCTGTGGGTCCCCACCTTCCTCTGCAGTTTCTTAGCTCACTGCACCCCCCAAATCACAGTTCTTCCCAGTCCCCAGATGAGCCCTGCTATGATGCCTCTGGccctttgcacaggctgtttttttccttctggcacGGCTTCCTTCTCTTGGCAGCCGGGAATGTTCCTCCTCACCATGCAACATTTCAAACATCGCTCCTCCATTCCCGCTCTGCCttgtctcctcctctctgtccccacaGCCTCCGTCCCAAGCCTGGATCCCTCCTCCTTCAGTAACCCACATGAGGCTCCACCCAGAGATGATCCTGTCTTCCTCACTCTTGCTTACAGCCCTCCCATGGACCCTCCAGCATCCTCAGGCAGAGTCCCAGCCCCTCAGACCAATTGTTATAGAATTTATTCATCTCCTCTGCCATTCACAACAGGGGTCCATCAACTCTTGGATGCTGAGGCCATGCTGGAGACCCAGAGATGAGTCCAGTATAGGCCCTGCCCTGAGGGAGGTCAGGCAAACAGATATGCAGGAAAATAATACACAGACTTTCCCTCtcaggcccctgcccctccccctccccctgcccaccaagggccaagagaaagaacaaaggtgCCACTGTTCAGAGAAGGCAGGACCCAGAGAGACAAATAGTGGCAAGGTGGGCCTCCTGAGCTGGGGGAtggctggaggagaggtggggagaccAGATGAGGCTTCAGGTCAGGGAGGACAAGGCCTGCGCAGGGAAATGTGGCTATAGGACAGGGCAGAGAGAGTTGGGGACGGTGGGATCAGGCTTGGGGCTGATGAGCCATGGGGTTGAGCAAAGGGAAGAGTCCAAAGGCTGGATGATTCAAGGTCCCTGGGACTCTCCTGCTTTGTAGGGAGGGCAAGACCTTTTCAGGGACCCCCAGCTCAAGCTCTGACCATCCCCTGACCAGGTTGGCCCCAGACTCCCGGCTGAATCCCCATCGCAGCCTCCTCGGCACCGGCAACTATGATGTCAACGTGATCATGGCAGCCCTGCAGGGGCTGGGCCTGGCCACCGTGTGGTGGGACAGAAGGAGGTGGGACCCCAAGCACTGCGTCATGTGTGCTGAGCCTGGCACAGTGGGTGCGGTGTGACAATATCGGTGTGAGATAAAGCAGAGGGTGGGTGGATAGGAGGTGAGAAGGAAGGGGTACAATGAGTGGAAGGTTTGCatgggtggatgatggatggatggccAGCCAAAGGGTTGGGAGATGGTACAAAGATGAGTGGGATGACAGGACGGACAATAGGATGAGCCGATGGACGGATAGTGGGTAGGTAGACGGTAATCTGGTAATGAGGTGGATGGTAAATGTGTAATTGGATGTGTTGAGGAGGTGGTGGTTGGCTGACGAAGTGGATGAGTTAATAAAGGATAATTGATAGGCAATGGATAGCTCATAGGTGGTTGGATAGttggagggatggatggacagatggacaggtgGATGGCTAAAGACTGGATGAGGTGTTGGAGGATGGTGGGTAAGTTGTTGAgctggtggctggctggctgatcAGTTACATCAGTAGATGAATGATGTTTGGGTGTACGATAGTTGGGTAGTTGAGGGGGGTGGTCACTAGATGGGTGGGAGATTTGGGTGCATGGgtgaatgaaaggaaataaagagcgAAGAGAGTCCTTGGGCAGGCCTGGGGGCTCCTGCTGTCATGCCAGCCTGGCTCCCACGAGTTCAGTACCCCTGGGCCAGTGGGTGAGCACAGGACACTGACGGCCGTGTCCCCACTCCACCCACACAGGCCCCTGTCCCAGCTGGCCCTGTCCCAGGTACTGGGACTGATCCTGAACCTGCCCTCACCCATGTCCCTGGGGCTGCTGTCCCTGCCACTGCGCCGGCGGCACTGGGTGGCCCTCCGCCAGGTGGATGGCGTCTACTACAACCTGGACTCCAAGCTGCGGGCGCCCGAGGCCCTAGGGGACGAGGATGGTGTCAGGTGAGGGGGAGGCGActctggggctggggcttggcactggctccccactccccaggagGCAACACCCAGgctcctgggcctcagtctcctcatctctCTGCCCAGGGCCTTCCTGGCAgctgccctggcccagggcctgtgtgaggtgctgctggtggtgacCAAGGAGGTGGAAGAGAAGGGCTGCTGGCTGCGGACGGTCTGACCCAGCAGAGGCAAGAAGTGGGCCACCTGTCGTGCAGTCTCTACGCGTCCAGATCTGGCCCCTACGTGCTGGGAAAGGGCTAGGCCCGCACCTCATGGACCCCGTGGAGGCCCCAGCCCCCTTCCAAACCCCCTGCTCCCTGATGCCACTGCTGCCTCAATAAATCTGCTCATTTGCTACCGGCCTGGCCTGCATCTGCCTGGGGGGCCCTTccctccaggggctcctggagaggggtggggagggggcccccCCGCTAGCCAGCCAGGCATTGACTAGAGCCTGGGAGGTCACATGCTGGCTCTCCTCCAGGTCCGGTGAGTCacccacctctctgggcctcagtttcttcatcagggCCACAGGAGAAAATAGCaggagtccctgccctcatgagcCATTGGCAGGCAGAGACCAGGAGCAAATAGGTGATCCAGGGTGTTTGGTGGGATAAGGGCAGGGGAGAAAGCAAGTTTCTTTCTGGattcttgattctgttccatcAGTTGTCCAAGAGATGGCCACGCCACGACCCCCGGAAGCTGCCACTGTGTTCTGTTAGGAGGGGGAGGGCAACCAAGCTTATTCATCCACTGGCCTTGAAACTGGGAAATGATCCCATGTtatggggggagggaggatgcCATCCGAGGGTCTTGAaaggtggaggaggaagcaggaaaggagagTCCGTAGGAAACCTGGCGAAGGAAGCAAGTCAGAGATGCTATGTGGTGAGCAGCTTAGGGGCCAGACGCCAAGGGGCCAGAGCAGGGACAC from Canis lupus dingo isolate Sandy chromosome 1, ASM325472v2, whole genome shotgun sequence encodes the following:
- the JOSD2 gene encoding josephin-2 → MSQAPGAQPSRPSVYHERQRLELCAVHALNNVLQQQLFSQEAADEICKRLAPDSRLNPHRSLLGTGNYDVNVIMAALQGLGLATVWWDRRRPLSQLALSQVLGLILNLPSPMSLGLLSLPLRRRHWVALRQVDGVYYNLDSKLRAPEALGDEDGVRAFLAAALAQGLCEVLLVVTKEVEEKGCWLRTV